The following proteins are co-located in the uncultured Propionivibrio sp. genome:
- a CDS encoding branched-chain amino acid ABC transporter permease: MNMPPMLHDTQHRDRMLTIGAALLGLALLFVFDSMFDPFTMQIFKLCAINIILALSLNLINGFTGLFSLGHAGFMAVGAYTCAILSMSPDQKAANYVLQPIVPWLADVHLPFLPSLLVAGLFAGFIGWILGIVALRLRDDYLAIATLGFSEIIRVLLTNAQTITNGSLGLKGLPRYTTMWWAWGSAIAITIFLVLLIKSSYGRAFKSIRDNEIAAEAMGIDVFGMKVLSFTISSALAGIAGGLLAHYLTTIDPKQFIFLKTFDILLIVVLGGVGSITGSVVAAIVVTVAMEALRFLDGPLNLGFMVTHGIPGLRMVFFSALLMIVVIYRQQGLMGTAEFSWASLSRIGLLPKRSNKEAA, encoded by the coding sequence ATGAACATGCCCCCCATGCTCCATGATACGCAACACCGCGATCGGATGCTGACGATCGGTGCCGCCCTGCTCGGCCTGGCGCTGCTCTTTGTATTCGATTCGATGTTCGACCCCTTCACGATGCAGATCTTCAAGCTCTGCGCGATCAACATCATCCTGGCGCTGTCGCTGAACCTGATCAACGGATTCACCGGACTGTTCAGTCTCGGCCATGCCGGTTTCATGGCAGTCGGCGCCTATACCTGCGCCATCCTGTCGATGTCGCCGGACCAGAAGGCCGCCAACTACGTCCTCCAGCCGATTGTGCCGTGGCTCGCCGACGTACATTTGCCCTTCCTGCCGTCGCTGCTCGTTGCCGGTCTTTTCGCCGGATTCATCGGCTGGATACTCGGCATCGTCGCCTTGCGTCTGCGCGACGACTATCTCGCGATCGCGACGCTGGGGTTCTCCGAAATCATCCGCGTCCTCCTGACCAACGCCCAGACCATCACCAACGGATCGCTCGGTCTCAAGGGATTGCCGCGCTATACGACGATGTGGTGGGCATGGGGTTCGGCGATCGCCATCACGATTTTCCTCGTGCTGCTGATCAAATCGAGTTACGGCCGCGCCTTCAAATCGATCCGCGACAACGAGATCGCCGCCGAGGCCATGGGCATTGATGTCTTCGGCATGAAAGTTCTGTCGTTCACGATCTCCAGCGCGCTCGCGGGCATCGCCGGCGGACTGCTGGCACATTACCTGACGACCATCGATCCGAAGCAGTTCATCTTCCTCAAGACTTTCGACATCCTGCTGATCGTCGTGCTCGGCGGCGTCGGTTCGATCACCGGTTCGGTCGTCGCAGCCATCGTCGTCACCGTAGCAATGGAAGCGCTGCGTTTCCTCGATGGACCGCTCAACCTCGGCTTCATGGTAACGCACGGCATTCCAGGTCTGCGCATGGTCTTCTTCTCGGCGCTGCTGATGATCGTCGTCATCTACCGCCAGCAAGGACTGATGGGCACGGCCGAATTCAGCTGGGCGTCGCTCTCGCGCATCGGCCTGCTGCCAAAGCGCTCCAACAAGGAGGCCGCGTAA
- a CDS encoding ABC transporter ATP-binding protein, whose product MSTLLETKNVNKKFGGLAAVTELNLRVDEGEIIGLIGPNGAGKTTSFNLITGVYTPTSGSVTFAGHDITGMKPHGITRLGVARTFQNIRLFKEMSVLENVLVAQHMRMGTNLFEATLRLPSYMKRERHIHERARALLAEVGLSEHENAKATSLPYGKQRRLEIARALATEPKLLFLDEPAAGMNPQESVELMEFILKIRDQFKLTIVLIEHHMQVVMGVCKRLYVLDYGVTIAHGTPEEIQNNPKVIEAYLGVE is encoded by the coding sequence ATGAGCACCTTGCTTGAGACGAAAAACGTCAACAAGAAATTCGGCGGCCTCGCCGCTGTGACCGAACTCAACCTGCGTGTCGACGAGGGCGAGATCATCGGCCTGATCGGCCCCAACGGCGCCGGCAAGACGACCTCGTTCAACCTCATCACCGGCGTCTATACGCCGACAAGCGGCAGCGTCACCTTCGCAGGACACGATATTACCGGCATGAAGCCGCACGGAATCACCCGACTGGGCGTCGCCCGCACTTTCCAGAACATCCGCCTGTTCAAGGAGATGAGCGTGCTCGAGAACGTGCTCGTCGCCCAGCACATGCGCATGGGAACGAACCTCTTCGAAGCCACCCTGCGCCTGCCGTCCTACATGAAGCGCGAACGGCATATTCACGAACGGGCTCGCGCCTTGCTGGCCGAGGTGGGCCTCTCGGAACACGAAAATGCCAAGGCCACCAGCCTGCCCTACGGCAAGCAACGCCGCCTCGAGATCGCCCGCGCATTGGCCACCGAGCCGAAGCTCCTGTTCCTCGACGAACCGGCGGCAGGCATGAACCCGCAGGAGTCGGTCGAACTGATGGAATTCATCCTGAAAATCCGCGACCAGTTCAAGCTCACCATCGTGCTCATCGAACATCATATGCAGGTCGTCATGGGCGTCTGCAAGCGTCTTTATGTGCTCGACTACGGCGTCACCATCGCGCATGGCACGCCGGAGGAAATCCAGAACAATCCGAAGGTCATCGAGGCCTACCTGGGAGTCGAATAA
- the msrA gene encoding peptide-methionine (S)-S-oxide reductase MsrA yields the protein MHGNKESIVLGMGCFWGAEKRMAALDGVIDVECGYANGDIDGNYEAVLQHERRRQRGLSSLRNHAEVVRISFDPARVDLETVLARFWESHDPTQGDRQGNDIGSNYRSAIYVEAPAQQSIAEQSRERYQRALEDNGKGSITTEITPLTRYFRAEDYHQRYLQKNPHGYCGLGGTGIPYPRPAMPNTYEEREALFVFMQNDCQACRDLARDILADWHAPLPVVPVSTATIPTGIMLNEAIAASPTIVLVRKSREIARLTGYDGNSKKFWQWLGRHLLSPEQQRIALQHGTERPFTSPLLAETRAGRFVDPITGATLFRSTAKFDSACGWPSFFTPEDGALSFHEDNSFGMNRIEVRSASSGIHLGHVFDDGPPPTGQRYCINGAVLRFIPDPD from the coding sequence ATGCATGGCAACAAGGAGAGCATCGTCCTCGGCATGGGCTGTTTCTGGGGCGCCGAAAAGCGCATGGCAGCGCTTGATGGCGTCATCGACGTCGAATGCGGCTATGCCAACGGCGACATCGACGGCAATTACGAAGCCGTCCTGCAGCATGAAAGACGGCGGCAACGAGGGCTGAGTTCGCTACGCAACCACGCAGAAGTCGTGCGTATCAGCTTTGATCCGGCACGTGTCGATCTCGAAACCGTCCTCGCTCGCTTCTGGGAAAGTCATGATCCGACGCAGGGTGATCGCCAGGGGAACGACATCGGCTCCAACTACCGTAGCGCGATCTATGTCGAAGCCCCCGCCCAACAGAGCATTGCCGAACAAAGTCGGGAGCGTTACCAGCGCGCTCTGGAGGACAATGGCAAGGGAAGCATCACGACCGAAATCACACCGCTGACGCGCTATTTCCGCGCTGAAGACTATCACCAGCGCTATCTGCAGAAGAATCCTCATGGTTACTGCGGCCTCGGCGGCACCGGCATCCCATATCCTCGGCCAGCAATGCCGAATACGTACGAAGAACGCGAAGCGCTGTTCGTCTTCATGCAAAACGATTGCCAGGCTTGCCGGGATCTGGCGCGCGACATCCTGGCAGACTGGCACGCACCACTCCCGGTCGTGCCTGTTTCCACGGCCACGATACCAACCGGCATCATGCTGAACGAGGCGATCGCCGCAAGCCCGACCATCGTGCTCGTTCGGAAATCACGGGAAATTGCGCGTCTGACCGGATACGACGGCAATTCGAAGAAATTCTGGCAATGGCTGGGGCGCCACCTGCTTTCGCCCGAACAGCAACGAATCGCGCTCCAGCATGGCACGGAACGGCCGTTCACCAGCCCGCTTCTCGCCGAGACGCGGGCTGGACGATTCGTCGATCCCATCACCGGTGCCACCCTCTTCCGTAGTACCGCGAAATTTGACAGCGCCTGTGGTTGGCCGAGCTTCTTCACGCCAGAAGACGGCGCACTGAGCTTCCACGAAGACAACTCATTTGGCATGAATCGCATTGAGGTCCGCAGCGCGAGTTCCGGCATTCACCTCGGGCACGTCTTCGACGACGGCCCTCCGCCCACCGGCCAGCGCTATTGCATCAACGGCGCCGTGCTGCGCTTTATTCCCGACCCGGATTGA
- a CDS encoding branched-chain amino acid ABC transporter permease, giving the protein MDLQTFLQQFVNALSLGSLYALIAIGYTMVYGILRLINFAHGDVFMIGGYLAFYGISTFVMPWWLAVALAIALTTLFGVGLERAAYRPLRDSPRISIMISAIGASFLIENLAIVLFDARPKAFPVSDFFAANYVFSGVYVAGISLIIPLVTIVLLAVLLWVVHRTKTGMAMRAVSTDIDAARLMAIDVDRIISITFAIGSALAAIGGIMWALKYPRLEPLMGIMPGLKCFIAAVVGGIGSIAGAVLGGLLLGFIELMTIAFLPELTGYKDAFAFVLLIVVLLVKPTGLLGKNQGEKV; this is encoded by the coding sequence ATGGATCTTCAGACATTTCTGCAACAATTCGTCAATGCACTGTCGCTCGGCAGCCTGTATGCGCTGATCGCGATCGGCTACACGATGGTGTATGGCATTCTCCGCCTCATCAATTTCGCCCATGGCGACGTGTTCATGATTGGCGGATACCTTGCATTCTATGGCATCAGCACCTTCGTCATGCCATGGTGGCTGGCGGTTGCGCTGGCAATCGCGCTGACCACACTTTTTGGTGTCGGCCTTGAACGCGCCGCCTACCGTCCCCTGCGCGACTCGCCGCGTATCTCGATCATGATCAGCGCAATCGGCGCCTCTTTCCTGATCGAGAACCTCGCCATCGTGCTGTTCGACGCCCGGCCCAAAGCCTTCCCGGTCTCCGACTTCTTTGCCGCAAACTACGTCTTCAGCGGCGTCTATGTCGCCGGAATCAGCCTGATCATCCCGCTCGTTACCATCGTGCTGCTCGCCGTCTTGCTGTGGGTGGTGCATCGCACCAAGACCGGCATGGCGATGCGCGCGGTATCGACCGACATCGATGCCGCCCGACTGATGGCCATCGACGTGGATCGCATCATCTCGATCACTTTTGCCATCGGCAGCGCCCTCGCGGCGATCGGCGGCATCATGTGGGCGCTCAAATACCCGCGTCTTGAGCCCCTGATGGGCATCATGCCGGGACTCAAGTGCTTTATCGCCGCGGTCGTCGGCGGCATCGGCAGCATTGCCGGCGCCGTTCTTGGCGGCCTACTGCTCGGATTCATCGAACTGATGACCATCGCATTCCTGCCGGAACTGACCGGTTACAAGGACGCTTTCGCGTTCGTCCTGCTCATCGTCGTCCTGCTCGTCAAGCCGACCGGCCTGCTCGGCAAGAACCAGGGAGAAAAGGTCTGA
- a CDS encoding ABC transporter ATP-binding protein: MLSIRNLSVHYGGIHALRGISLDVPAGKIVTLIGANGAGKSTTLNSIMGLVKAGIGSVCWNGEEIIGQPTKRIVESGIVLVPEGRRVFPNLSVDENLTLGAFARHDKAAIEADREHVFKLFPRLKERHKQKAGTFSGGEQQMLAVGRALMSRPTVLMMDEPSLGLAPLFVGMIFDIIRQINAEGVTVLLVEQNAKAALDVADTGYVMETGSISFSGSGKDLLADDRVRKAYLGEG; the protein is encoded by the coding sequence ATGCTGTCAATCCGTAATCTGTCCGTTCATTACGGCGGCATCCACGCGCTGCGCGGGATCAGCCTCGATGTTCCGGCCGGAAAGATCGTCACGCTGATCGGCGCCAATGGTGCCGGCAAAAGCACGACGTTGAATTCGATCATGGGCCTCGTCAAGGCAGGCATTGGCTCGGTCTGCTGGAATGGCGAGGAAATCATCGGCCAGCCGACCAAACGCATTGTCGAATCGGGCATCGTTCTGGTGCCGGAAGGACGGCGTGTCTTTCCCAACCTGAGCGTCGACGAGAACCTGACCCTCGGCGCTTTCGCACGTCATGACAAGGCCGCCATCGAAGCCGATCGCGAACACGTCTTCAAGCTTTTCCCGCGCCTCAAGGAACGCCACAAGCAAAAGGCCGGCACCTTCTCCGGCGGCGAACAGCAGATGCTTGCCGTCGGCCGCGCGCTGATGTCGCGTCCGACGGTCCTGATGATGGACGAACCTTCGCTCGGCCTGGCGCCGCTCTTCGTCGGCATGATTTTCGACATCATTCGTCAGATCAATGCGGAAGGCGTCACGGTACTTCTGGTCGAGCAAAACGCCAAGGCAGCGCTTGATGTCGCCGATACCGGCTACGTCATGGAAACAGGATCGATCAGCTTTTCAGGCTCCGGCAAGGATCTGCTGGCCGACGACCGCGTGCGCAAAGCCTATCTCGGCGAAGGCTGA
- a CDS encoding extracellular solute-binding protein has translation MKKGMIGLLLAGLAICFFMGAGCDGQPGRKTEAGPKGAVTLLHYFTDSLSGGIAELAQTFNSRHPRYELKAISLDHEAFKSSIYDTLRSGNPPDLYSYWAGARTASIVDQLEPIDDLWREAEFDKLFPPVVAQAASQYEGHKYLVPMTQHYIGFFYNKEVFSRYRLKPPETWNDLLNTCARLRSAGVVPIALGAQDKWPAQFWFDLLLLRTAPFEFRQGLMNGAERFDDARVMAVFARWKTLIDRGCFNRAPHPNDVSWDTGANEMVFRGEAAMTLMGTWTIGYFENAKHGWKAGKDYDFFPFPDINPAIPRVSIGPIDGLVMPKRASNRDGAKAVLSLMAQEEAQKAFSRGSGALAPNVRVEDGFYSDIQRRVRDEIARSQRFAFSFDLATPPTVATLGLDAFAEFLAFPDSYRQIVHDLADRSAESFKSHSSNH, from the coding sequence ATGAAAAAAGGCATGATTGGCCTGTTGCTTGCCGGTCTGGCGATATGCTTCTTTATGGGCGCCGGGTGCGATGGTCAGCCGGGGCGGAAGACAGAGGCGGGGCCCAAGGGCGCCGTGACTTTGCTTCATTACTTTACGGACTCCCTTAGCGGCGGCATCGCCGAGTTGGCGCAGACCTTCAATTCGCGCCATCCACGTTACGAGTTGAAGGCCATCTCGCTCGATCATGAGGCGTTCAAGTCGAGCATTTATGACACCTTGCGGTCCGGAAATCCGCCGGATCTGTATTCGTACTGGGCCGGCGCGCGGACGGCGTCGATCGTCGATCAACTCGAACCGATTGACGACTTGTGGCGAGAGGCTGAGTTCGACAAGCTGTTTCCGCCGGTGGTGGCGCAAGCGGCAAGCCAATACGAAGGACATAAGTATCTCGTTCCGATGACGCAGCATTACATCGGGTTTTTTTATAACAAGGAGGTCTTTTCCCGGTACAGACTGAAGCCGCCGGAAACCTGGAACGATTTGCTGAATACGTGCGCCCGCCTTCGTTCGGCGGGCGTGGTCCCGATTGCTTTGGGCGCACAGGACAAATGGCCTGCGCAATTCTGGTTCGACCTGTTGTTGCTGCGGACGGCGCCGTTCGAGTTCCGCCAGGGCTTGATGAATGGGGCGGAACGTTTCGATGATGCCAGAGTGATGGCCGTCTTCGCCCGCTGGAAAACGCTGATCGATCGCGGCTGCTTCAATCGTGCGCCACATCCAAACGATGTGTCGTGGGATACCGGTGCCAATGAGATGGTCTTTCGTGGCGAGGCTGCCATGACGCTGATGGGGACCTGGACGATCGGGTATTTCGAGAATGCCAAACATGGATGGAAAGCAGGCAAGGATTACGATTTCTTCCCGTTCCCAGATATCAATCCGGCGATTCCGCGTGTGTCCATCGGCCCGATCGACGGTCTTGTCATGCCAAAGCGTGCCTCTAACCGCGACGGAGCCAAGGCGGTCTTGTCGTTGATGGCCCAAGAGGAGGCACAGAAGGCGTTCAGCCGGGGGTCCGGTGCGTTGGCCCCCAACGTTCGTGTCGAAGACGGCTTTTACAGCGACATTCAACGTCGCGTCCGGGACGAGATCGCGCGGAGTCAACGTTTTGCGTTTTCCTTCGATCTGGCGACACCGCCAACTGTCGCAACGCTCGGCCTGGACGCGTTCGCCGAGTTCCTTGCATTTCCGGATTCCTATCGGCAGATCGTTCATGATCTTGCCGATCGATCCGCCGAGTCATTCAAATCGCATTCTTCGAATCATTAA
- a CDS encoding ABC transporter substrate-binding protein, with protein sequence MKKIFSLLTLAAIMAAGVSLSGCSNSGSSSDVIKIGVFEPLTGANGAGGADEHDGIKLANKLFPTVLGKKVQLVVVDNKSDKVEAANAATVLAQKEKVNAVIGSWGSSLSMSGGPIFAEAKIPAVAVSATNPNVTKGNDYYFRVCFLDPFQGVVGATYAAKTLNAKKVAIIREVSNDYSVGLAKFFADEFVKLTGDQKSIVATADYNTGDQDFTAQLTNIKQFEPDVIFAPGNYTESALIIKQARALGMKAQFIGGDTWDVTSFLEVGGAAVEGAVFSTFFANDVPINKTSEAFLKSFREEYKKEPAAVSALGYDAYLVILDAIKRANSAEPQKIRDALTQTKDFEGSAGSITINAERNADKAAVFKTVKDGKFVFLTTVKP encoded by the coding sequence GTGAAAAAGATCTTTTCTCTTCTGACACTGGCCGCCATCATGGCCGCAGGCGTTTCGCTGTCCGGTTGTTCGAATTCCGGTTCCAGCAGTGATGTCATCAAGATCGGCGTTTTCGAGCCGCTGACCGGTGCCAATGGCGCTGGCGGTGCTGATGAACATGACGGCATCAAGCTCGCCAACAAACTTTTCCCGACCGTGCTTGGCAAGAAGGTCCAACTGGTCGTCGTCGACAACAAGTCGGACAAGGTCGAAGCCGCCAACGCCGCGACGGTGCTGGCGCAGAAGGAAAAAGTAAACGCGGTGATCGGCTCCTGGGGCAGCTCGTTGTCGATGTCAGGCGGCCCGATCTTTGCCGAGGCCAAGATCCCGGCAGTTGCGGTTTCGGCGACGAATCCCAACGTCACCAAGGGTAACGACTACTACTTCCGCGTCTGCTTCCTCGATCCGTTCCAGGGCGTCGTCGGTGCGACTTATGCGGCCAAGACCCTGAACGCCAAGAAAGTGGCGATCATTCGCGAGGTGTCGAATGACTACTCGGTGGGCCTGGCCAAGTTCTTCGCTGACGAATTCGTCAAGCTGACGGGCGACCAAAAATCGATCGTCGCGACCGCCGACTACAACACAGGCGACCAGGACTTCACGGCGCAACTTACCAACATCAAGCAATTTGAACCTGATGTCATCTTTGCCCCGGGCAACTACACCGAATCGGCGCTGATCATCAAGCAAGCGCGCGCCCTCGGCATGAAGGCCCAGTTCATCGGCGGCGACACCTGGGACGTCACTTCCTTCCTGGAAGTCGGCGGCGCAGCTGTCGAAGGCGCGGTCTTCTCGACCTTCTTTGCCAACGACGTGCCGATCAACAAGACCTCCGAAGCCTTCCTGAAGTCCTTCCGTGAAGAGTACAAGAAGGAGCCGGCTGCGGTGTCGGCGCTCGGTTATGACGCGTACCTGGTCATCCTCGACGCCATCAAGCGCGCCAATTCGGCCGAACCGCAAAAGATTCGCGATGCGCTGACCCAGACGAAGGATTTCGAAGGGTCCGCCGGTTCGATTACGATCAACGCCGAACGCAACGCCGACAAGGCGGCCGTGTTCAAGACGGTGAAGGACGGCAAGTTCGTCTTCCTGACGACTGTCAAACCCTGA
- a CDS encoding EAL domain-containing protein translates to MTTMAFGMSAREIMRNQFRNAIAFMGLVFFLSIVGAVFLSRRLTREILRPIRELLHPIHAISRGELKVRADVQTHDEIGDLAESFNTMADNLEKSQESLELRIIERTRQLSESERRFRDLVNTTDGIVWEREISGHRFSFVSDKVEEILGYPVLAWYVPGFWQENLHPQDQLWVPSQYAQGVSGREHFKVEYRFIARDGRVVWLNDLVTVVEEGGVPRCLRGIMIDVTESKLAAEEYSRVAQNYQMLFREMLNGFALHEIICDDDGRPVDYRFLAVNPAFERMTGMVASSVVGRTAGELFPKLEPYWVETYGRVALLGDPVSYENYSADIDKYFEVMAFRSAPGQFACVIQDITERKHSEERINSLAFFDQLTGLPNRSSLKQHLAQALALADRNRTRVALMLIDLDNFKSINDTLGHLIGDRLLTEVAHRLSDVVRQSDLVARFGGDEFVVVLPGIATPADAGHVAGKIVSVVSEPYRIEGHDLRSTPSVGICLYPDDSAGADELLKRADVAMYHAKSMGKANFQFFREVFQEEAEQRLALEADLRRAIDEKQFILHYQPQLDLLENRICCVEALIRWQHPRRGLVGPFEFIPMAEETGLITRIGNWVLEESCRQMAEWRGLGIDGVRLAVNLSPAQFSDPDLPERIAAILARTGLPASCLELEITESIAMASPVDTEKVIRHLVSDGVSFSIDDFGTGYSSLSYLRQFPIQTLKIDRSFVKDVGDGNNASDICEISILLAHKLGLDVVGEGVETSEQLEFLRRVGCEKVQGFLVGKPLSAGATEQALRACQPQRVNPGRE, encoded by the coding sequence ATGACGACGATGGCGTTCGGAATGTCGGCCCGCGAAATCATGCGCAATCAGTTCAGGAATGCTATTGCATTCATGGGATTGGTGTTCTTTCTCTCGATCGTGGGCGCAGTCTTTCTGTCGCGTCGGCTGACCCGCGAAATCCTGCGTCCGATCCGCGAATTGCTGCATCCGATCCATGCGATCTCGCGCGGTGAACTGAAAGTGCGCGCTGATGTTCAGACGCACGACGAGATTGGCGATCTTGCCGAATCCTTCAATACGATGGCCGACAACCTCGAGAAGTCGCAGGAATCGCTTGAGCTGCGGATCATTGAGCGAACACGTCAACTGAGTGAGTCGGAGCGGCGTTTTCGCGACCTAGTGAATACGACGGATGGGATCGTCTGGGAAAGGGAAATCTCGGGGCATCGCTTCTCCTTTGTCAGCGACAAGGTCGAGGAAATTCTTGGCTATCCTGTGCTGGCATGGTATGTCCCAGGCTTCTGGCAAGAGAATCTGCATCCGCAGGACCAGCTTTGGGTGCCGTCTCAATATGCTCAGGGCGTCAGCGGACGCGAGCACTTCAAGGTCGAGTATCGTTTCATCGCGCGTGATGGTCGAGTCGTCTGGCTCAATGATCTGGTCACAGTTGTCGAAGAGGGCGGTGTGCCGCGTTGTCTGCGCGGCATCATGATCGACGTCACGGAATCCAAGCTGGCTGCGGAAGAGTACAGTCGGGTGGCGCAGAATTATCAGATGCTGTTCCGCGAAATGCTGAACGGGTTCGCCCTGCACGAGATCATTTGCGACGATGACGGACGGCCCGTGGATTACCGGTTCCTGGCGGTCAATCCCGCGTTCGAGCGTATGACGGGCATGGTTGCCAGCAGTGTGGTCGGGCGCACGGCGGGAGAACTGTTTCCAAAGCTTGAGCCGTATTGGGTGGAAACGTATGGTCGAGTTGCTTTGCTCGGAGATCCGGTCTCCTATGAAAACTATTCGGCTGACATCGACAAGTACTTCGAGGTGATGGCATTCCGTTCGGCGCCGGGGCAATTTGCCTGTGTCATTCAGGATATTACCGAGCGCAAGCATTCCGAGGAACGGATCAACAGTCTGGCATTTTTCGACCAGCTGACGGGGTTACCCAATCGTTCCAGTCTCAAACAGCATCTTGCCCAGGCGTTGGCGTTGGCAGACCGCAACCGGACGCGGGTGGCCCTGATGTTGATCGATCTCGATAATTTCAAATCGATCAACGATACCCTCGGGCATCTGATCGGTGATCGATTGCTGACGGAAGTGGCGCATCGTCTGTCTGATGTGGTTCGACAGAGCGATCTGGTTGCGCGTTTTGGCGGCGATGAATTCGTTGTGGTGTTGCCGGGGATCGCCACGCCTGCCGACGCTGGACACGTCGCAGGCAAGATCGTCAGCGTCGTGTCCGAACCGTACCGGATCGAAGGGCACGACTTGCGCAGTACGCCAAGCGTCGGTATCTGCCTGTATCCCGATGATTCCGCCGGGGCAGACGAGTTGCTCAAAAGAGCAGACGTCGCCATGTATCACGCCAAGTCGATGGGAAAGGCAAATTTCCAGTTCTTCCGGGAGGTGTTCCAGGAAGAGGCTGAACAACGCCTTGCGCTCGAAGCCGATCTCCGGCGGGCGATCGATGAAAAGCAATTCATCCTGCATTATCAGCCACAACTGGATTTGCTCGAGAACCGGATCTGCTGTGTCGAGGCTTTGATCCGTTGGCAACATCCGCGTCGAGGATTGGTTGGCCCGTTCGAATTCATCCCGATGGCGGAAGAAACCGGCTTGATCACCCGGATTGGCAACTGGGTGCTGGAGGAGTCGTGTCGGCAGATGGCGGAATGGCGTGGGCTTGGAATCGATGGCGTGCGCCTTGCCGTGAATTTGTCACCGGCACAGTTTTCCGATCCTGACTTGCCGGAACGCATCGCCGCGATACTGGCCCGAACCGGATTGCCGGCATCGTGTCTTGAACTCGAAATCACTGAATCGATTGCAATGGCCTCTCCGGTTGACACCGAAAAGGTGATTCGTCATCTCGTCAGCGACGGGGTGTCGTTCTCGATCGACGATTTTGGAACCGGCTATTCGTCCTTGTCTTATCTGCGGCAGTTTCCGATCCAGACGCTCAAGATTGACCGCTCGTTCGTCAAGGATGTCGGCGATGGAAACAATGCATCCGACATCTGTGAGATCAGTATCCTGCTCGCGCACAAGCTCGGACTTGACGTTGTCGGCGAGGGCGTCGAAACGTCAGAGCAACTTGAATTCCTGCGTCGTGTCGGTTGTGAAAAGGTGCAAGGATTCCTGGTTGGAAAACCATTGTCTGCGGGGGCGACCGAGCAGGCATTGCGTGCCTGCCAGCCTCAGCGGGTCAATCCGGGTCGGGAATAA